ATAGTCCTCAAGCAGGTAAGAAACTACTTTTTTGGATTCACCTGCTGCGATTTGTACAATGTCGGTCAAATATATTTCTTTTTGAGCATTGTCAGCATTTAGCTGTGGCAAAGCTCCAAGTAAAAAGTTTTTCTCCACAACGAACGGATACATATTCGATTCAGAAATTTTGCGTTGCTCATCTGTACAATCTTTTTCTTCAACGATCTTGATAATATTTTCGTTATCGTCGCGAACAATACGGCCATAGCCAAATGGATTTTCTAAAAGTGCGGTTGCCAATAAAACATCTGCTTTTTCGTTATTGAAATACTCAATAACATTGCCGACAAATTCATCGTCAATAAGCGGAACATCACCTGGAATAATAAATACCGACTCAACACTTTGTGAAACTTGAGTTAGCCCAACTCGCACAGCATCACCAGATCCAAGCAGTTCTTCTTGGAGAGCAAACTTAATATTTTTGTAATTCGGATGGTTAGAATACTGTTCTTTAATTTCAGCTTTGACAAGATCGGCACCATTGCCAACTACCAAAACAATTTCTGAACACGTATTAATGAGAGCGTAAACAATGTGAGATATAATCGAGAAACCGCAAACACTATGTAAAAATTTAGGTTTTGAAGATTTCATGCGAGTGCCAAGACCGGCACACGGTACTATTGCAGCAATATTATTAGATGTCACGCTCGGCGGCAAGGACTCGAACCTTGAATAACAGGATCAAAACCTGTCGTGTTGCCGATTACACCACCACCGAATGGTAGAAATCTTAGCCTATTTAGAAGCAATATTTCACATAATTAAAAACTGTTGTATATTTAGTAATTTATTGCTCAATAATTTTCTAGGAACAATTTGCGCTGAGTTGGCACTTATTACTCTCTGGCGATTAGATTAGATGACTTCATGGGTTCACTAATTAAAAAACGACGCAAAAGAATGCGTAAGAAGAAACATAAGAAACTTCTTAAGAAAACTCGTTGGCAGCGACGCCAGCAAGGTAAATAGTTTTAATACTATTTATTTCGCGCTATATTTTTTAAAATACGCTAACAAATCGCACTAACTGCGAGTTGGCGTATTTTTTCATGTATGAGCTCATTTTCAAGTTGGATCAATAGCTTCTCATAGCTTGATTCAGCCTTTTCTACATCAAGGATACAAAAAATAGAAGAACCTGACCCTGCTAATAGGAATTTCTCGTTTGTTATCTTTTCAATATGATTTTTAAACTCTTTTAAGTCATCATATTTATCTAATGCTGATATTTCAAGATCGTTATGAAAATTATCGGTTAACATTAAAAAATCTTGTGGAACTTCAATTCCCTCATGTGTTGGTCTACCTATTAAATCATAATGCTGGTATATCTCAGGTGTAGGACAAAAGATATCGGGGGTAATGATTAATGTTTTATAGCCAGATAGAAAATCTAAAGAATTATCCTCATTTTGAATCAATTCAATAGTTCCACCTCTTTGTGTCATCCACAATGCTTGAGAGTATAGACACGCACCCACATCACTGCCTAATAGCATTGCAAGATCTAATAGTTCATCAATAGTAAATCGAGATTCGTAAATCTTATTTAGCTCTCTAAGGATGGCAGCTCCATCAGCTGAACCTCCACCAAGACCAGCACCTGAGGGTATATGTTTTTCTACCACAATTTTGAAGTTTTTAGAATTATTTGATTCCATATCTATTTCATCTACTAAATTCCTTTTAAAGATTTCAGTAGCCTTTAATATCAAATTGTTGTTACCTACATCAAGATTTTTTTCTACAGTTGAATTTACACCTATAGTTAATACATCTTTTTCTAAATCTTTTATATTTGTTAGAGTTAAAACATCATAAATATCTCTACAAAAAAGTGTTAGTGCTTTTATATTGTTATAACCATCTTCTCTTATATCTAATACTCTTAATGTAAGGTTGAGTTTGGCCAAGCCATGTTCTGTATATTCCACTATGTAGCCCGACTTTTCATTTCTTTATAAATTGATGTGAAGTCATCTAAATCACATTGTTCTGCACGCAATGTAGGATCTACTCCACTAGATTCTAAAATTTTACCTATTGAGTCACCCAAAATAGGCTTAAGTGATTGCCTTAACATTTTTCTTCTCATTGAAAATCCAGAATCAATTAATTTAAAAAAGTCTATAACATCTGTTTCAGCAATTTTACTAAAAGGATCTAACTTTCTAGTTAATTTTATAACACAAGAATCGACATTAGGTGCGGGTATAAATACATTTCTTGGCACATCAAAACATATTTCACAATCCATAAAAAATCGTGACTTCAATGTCACGCCAGATACACCGCGTGATTTTAACGGAGAAGAAAATCTTTCCCCTACTTCTTTTTGCACCATTGCAATAACTAGATTTGCTTCTTTAGTATTTTGTGCAATGTTCATAAGTAAAGTCGCAGAAATATTGTATGGCAGATTTCCGACTATTATATTCGAATTTATATCTTTTAAGCTTTGGTCTAAGTCGACTTGCATTATGTCTTTATGAACTACATCTACTAATGATTTCATATCAAATTTTTCTAAAATATAATTTAATGGTTCTAATATATATTCATCAAATTCAAATGCCAAAACAGAATGACCATGTTTCGCCAAAGCAAGTGTTAAAGAACCAACACCAGGGCCAACTTCTATGACACTTGCATTTTCGGGAATCAATGTTGCTATTTTATTGCAATAATTCTGATCTATTAGAAAATTTTGACCCAATGCCTTTGAAGCCTTCAATCCAAAATCTTCTTTTAATTGTTTGATAGTATTTGGCGTAATACCGATTTTAGAAATTTGAGTTTCTTCTGACATTGATCAATGAGATATTTTTACGTTAATAATACCAGTCGATAGCGAAGCAATATTAGAAAAAACTCCTTTTTCTAAATCTATAATTCGACCTTCACCATATGGACCACGATCTGCGACACGACATGTGGTTGACTTTCCATTAGCCAAGTTGGTTACTGTAACAATAGTACCCATAGGCAAAGTTTTATGAGCACATGTTCCAGGTATGTGTGAGTAAAATGTAGCTTTACCTGTTTGGGTTGACCCAATACTTGAAGCACTTTTTTGGCTGACTGTTTTCTTTTTCGTACCTATAGCAACAATTTTAGAAACAGGAGATTTCGTGATAACTCTAGATGCTACTGACTCATTTACAACATTTCCATCTTGCAATGTTTGTATATAAGATATTGTTTCGCTACCATTTTGGCCCGCTTGAATGACTTTAGATTGACCAACATATATTGAACTATCATTTTGATTTATTGTTTGAAACGGTACAATACCATCTTCGGTTCTGTTTGTACTTGTAATACGTACAATATTTATTGTTATATCTGATGTTAATTGAGTACCTATAGCTGGAGTCACTAAATCATCAGCATCAAAACTGATATTCTTTGCTCGTAATGCTTCATCCACTGTTAATGATGTTGTATCAATAGGGATTGAAACACCATCGACAATTACAGTAACTGATTTTAATTTTCTAAATTCAAGGGCTCGTATCGATCTGCGAGTTGAAAATTCATTCCTGGAGAAATTGTTGTCGATACTCACGTAATCTTGTAATTCGTTATCTACTATGAATGACTTGAGATTTGTTGCTGTCGTAAAGATTTGTGATCTTTTACCTTCGATTACAACTGGGACACTAATTGGATTAATCACGGTCGATACCAGATTCCTAGGTTGTACCTTTTTTGAATCTTCGGACCCAAAAGAAGTTTTACCCCAAGTAAGAGTAGCTATTGTAATAACTGATAGGACTAAGAAACCAAACATCGCCCTCTGAATTTTTACTTTACGATGCAGCTTTAGAGACCTGATTTCAGATTTACGTTTCCTGTAGCTGTGGTGTCTATCTGCTTCTCTCGATATCTCTATATTAATTTCATCGTCGATTTGGGGAAGTAAGTCTGCTCGGGACAATACGGTTGGTCTACCGAATTCATCGGCACGAACAGCTCGTGTTTGGCCAGAGTCAACTAAGTTATTTTCATTTAGCAATTCTTCTAAATCGGGAAGAGATTCTAATAAATCGATTGGGATCCAGGTTTGTGGTTCTGGTGCTTGTAACCTTGCGGGTGACGAATTCATGAAGTTACCAAGCTAGTTAAAGTTTGCGCTTCAAGCCAGTTATAGAGAATGAATGTCTTAAATATACCTAATAGTGCTATTTATTTGTACCTTTTAGCATTAAACTTCAGCTACTGTGAGTGGCGACTATTGTGACTTTATATATCCACCATCAGCTGCAATTCTTGAACCCGTAACGTAAGAAGCACCTTGCGAGCAAAGAAATACAATGAGGTTTGCAATCTCTTGGGGTGTTCCAAATCGTTTGGCTGGTATCTCACTATATTCATTTTCAAGTTGCTCATTAAGTATTATTCCATTCGTTTTGGCCCTCTTAGCAATAACTTGTTTAAGCCTAGTGGTCTCTATCATGCCAGGTATTACAGAATTAACAGTAATGCCTTCTGATGCGATTTCAGATGAGAGAGTTTTTGCAAAACTCACCAATGCCGATCTAGCCACATTAGATAATGCGAGGTTCTTAACAGGTTGGATCACTCCACTTGTTGTTACGAAAACTATACGGCCCCATTTTTGTGCTTTCATTGATGGTAATAGCTTATTTGTCAGAGTAGCAATTGAAACAAAATTTGATTGTAAGGCAAGATTGAAATCATCTTCAGTCAGACTTTGGGCTTCACCGAATGAAGGACCGCCAGAGCTAGCAACAAAAATATCTATAGTGCCAAGTTCATCGTTGACAGTTTTTATTATTTTTTCAAGC
The Acidimicrobiia bacterium genome window above contains:
- a CDS encoding NTP transferase domain-containing protein, which produces MTSNNIAAIVPCAGLGTRMKSSKPKFLHSVCGFSIISHIVYALINTCSEIVLVVGNGADLVKAEIKEQYSNHPNYKNIKFALQEELLGSGDAVRVGLTQVSQSVESVFIIPGDVPLIDDEFVGNVIEYFNNEKADVLLATALLENPFGYGRIVRDDNENIIKIVEEKDCTDEQRKISESNMYPFVVEKNFLLGALPQLNADNAQKEIYLTDIVQIAAGESKKVVSYLLEDYSYVLGINDRKQLAHVEKLLRKRINIYHMLNGVTLEDPDNTYIDILVNIEKDVTIGAGSKIKGRTTIGSGCVILDSVIVDSVLEENVSVGPKSYLRPGTVLHDNVHIGTSVEIKKSEIGKGT
- a CDS encoding AURKAIP1/COX24 domain-containing protein produces the protein MGSLIKKRRKRMRKKKHKKLLKKTRWQRRQQGK
- the ispE gene encoding 4-(cytidine 5'-diphospho)-2-C-methyl-D-erythritol kinase, translated to MEYTEHGLAKLNLTLRVLDIREDGYNNIKALTLFCRDIYDVLTLTNIKDLEKDVLTIGVNSTVEKNLDVGNNNLILKATEIFKRNLVDEIDMESNNSKNFKIVVEKHIPSGAGLGGGSADGAAILRELNKIYESRFTIDELLDLAMLLGSDVGACLYSQALWMTQRGGTIELIQNEDNSLDFLSGYKTLIITPDIFCPTPEIYQHYDLIGRPTHEGIEVPQDFLMLTDNFHNDLEISALDKYDDLKEFKNHIEKITNEKFLLAGSGSSIFCILDVEKAESSYEKLLIQLENELIHEKIRQLAVSAIC
- the rsmA gene encoding ribosomal RNA small subunit methyltransferase A, whose protein sequence is MSEETQISKIGITPNTIKQLKEDFGLKASKALGQNFLIDQNYCNKIATLIPENASVIEVGPGVGSLTLALAKHGHSVLAFEFDEYILEPLNYILEKFDMKSLVDVVHKDIMQVDLDQSLKDINSNIIVGNLPYNISATLLMNIAQNTKEANLVIAMVQKEVGERFSSPLKSRGVSGVTLKSRFFMDCEICFDVPRNVFIPAPNVDSCVIKLTRKLDPFSKIAETDVIDFFKLIDSGFSMRRKMLRQSLKPILGDSIGKILESSGVDPTLRAEQCDLDDFTSIYKEMKSRAT
- a CDS encoding G5 domain-containing protein, which encodes MNSSPARLQAPEPQTWIPIDLLESLPDLEELLNENNLVDSGQTRAVRADEFGRPTVLSRADLLPQIDDEINIEISREADRHHSYRKRKSEIRSLKLHRKVKIQRAMFGFLVLSVITIATLTWGKTSFGSEDSKKVQPRNLVSTVINPISVPVVIEGKRSQIFTTATNLKSFIVDNELQDYVSIDNNFSRNEFSTRRSIRALEFRKLKSVTVIVDGVSIPIDTTSLTVDEALRAKNISFDADDLVTPAIGTQLTSDITINIVRITSTNRTEDGIVPFQTINQNDSSIYVGQSKVIQAGQNGSETISYIQTLQDGNVVNESVASRVITKSPVSKIVAIGTKKKTVSQKSASSIGSTQTGKATFYSHIPGTCAHKTLPMGTIVTVTNLANGKSTTCRVADRGPYGEGRIIDLEKGVFSNIASLSTGIINVKISH
- a CDS encoding SDR family oxidoreductase — translated: MDYGIKNKVALISGGTSGIGFSATQALLNEGVNVVVFSRSKENIDRAKKQFIVGDSKLLILQGDLSNSDSLEKIIKTVNDELGTIDIFVASSGGPSFGEAQSLTEDDFNLALQSNFVSIATLTNKLLPSMKAQKWGRIVFVTTSGVIQPVKNLALSNVARSALVSFAKTLSSEIASEGITVNSVIPGMIETTRLKQVIAKRAKTNGIILNEQLENEYSEIPAKRFGTPQEIANLIVFLCSQGASYVTGSRIAADGGYIKSQ